The following are encoded together in the Armatimonadota bacterium genome:
- the pheA gene encoding prephenate dehydratase has translation MNEKIEKLRKRIDALDDQLLSMLNERAELSKLIGQLKGAAQETFFTPERESEIHRRLASKNPGPLSKEQLQTLFREIISASRSLAKPPRAVYWGPPGSYSEQAAKLAFGAWSELSAVDDLDEAFAKVETRQADYAVLPIENSIAGVVVESLDRLLRTTAKLCGEIYLPISHALVSKETNLAKVKAVYVGPQPKAQCRRWLEANLPSAELIDCSPSSRAAQMAAEKNGAAAIASAEAAKLYGLNVLAIGIESQESNTTRFLILGFNQPRPTGKDKTALLFAVKDRPGQLYRALGAFNKRKLNLTMIESRPHPRKPFSYMFYVEIQGHRDDAALAEAIEALERYAADVQPLGSFPEAMV, from the coding sequence GTGAACGAGAAGATTGAGAAACTCCGAAAGCGCATCGATGCGCTGGACGATCAACTGCTTTCGATGTTGAACGAGCGCGCGGAACTGTCCAAGCTGATCGGACAGTTGAAAGGCGCAGCGCAGGAAACGTTTTTCACGCCCGAACGAGAGAGCGAGATTCATCGTCGTCTGGCCTCGAAGAACCCAGGCCCTTTGTCGAAGGAGCAGTTGCAGACCCTCTTTCGAGAGATTATTTCTGCGTCGCGCTCGCTGGCCAAACCGCCCCGCGCGGTCTATTGGGGGCCGCCAGGAAGCTACTCCGAACAGGCCGCGAAGCTCGCCTTTGGGGCCTGGTCCGAACTGAGCGCGGTGGACGACTTGGACGAGGCCTTCGCCAAGGTCGAAACGCGCCAGGCCGACTACGCCGTGCTGCCGATTGAAAACTCGATCGCCGGAGTCGTGGTCGAATCGCTCGACCGTCTGTTGCGCACGACGGCCAAGCTGTGCGGCGAGATCTATCTTCCGATCTCTCATGCACTGGTCAGCAAAGAAACAAACCTTGCCAAAGTCAAAGCGGTCTATGTCGGCCCTCAGCCTAAGGCGCAGTGCCGGCGATGGCTCGAAGCCAATCTGCCGAGCGCAGAGTTGATCGACTGCTCGCCTTCGTCTCGCGCCGCCCAAATGGCCGCGGAGAAGAACGGCGCCGCAGCCATTGCCAGCGCGGAGGCGGCCAAACTCTATGGTCTCAACGTTTTGGCCATTGGAATCGAAAGCCAGGAGAGCAACACCACGCGCTTTCTGATCCTTGGCTTCAATCAGCCCCGACCGACCGGCAAGGATAAAACCGCCTTGCTGTTTGCGGTCAAGGACCGGCCTGGTCAGCTTTACCGCGCATTGGGAGCCTTCAACAAAAGAAAACTCAATTTAACGATGATCGAGTCGCGCCCGCACCCTCGAAAACCCTTCTCCTACATGTTTTACGTCGAGATTCAGGGACACCGGGACGACGCCGCTTTAGCCGAGGCAATCGAGGCTCTCGAGCGCTATGCGGCGGACGTTCAGCCCCTCGGTTCCTTCCCTGAGGCTATGGTATAA
- the nagA gene encoding N-acetylglucosamine-6-phosphate deacetylase has protein sequence MHRVFCGELITDGVNFGPKSLLIDDGKIVSHEEYSPGVRVDSPDIDLTSHAVLPGMIDIHVHGGGGRDLMEGTVEVIEFMSRRLANCGVTAFLSTPLTAPLDAIATCCAAAEDAMKGDLPGARLVGLHLEGPYINLKYKGAQPPEFIRTPDASEFEATFDRWMDLIKVVTLAPEVEGGFDLVKFLSNQGIIASVGHTNATFDEVSRAIDMGARHATHCFCAMRPMHHRDPGTVGAVLARAELKAELIWDNVHVVEPIAKILCQIKGASHVICVSDGTTGAGMPEGYRFELWGHGAIVKNGAARLEEDETTLAGSAIGMDACLRNAESALGLEAATLLCCANPAESLGLQGKLGTLAVGAEADFFGWSRKSRSIVETYIAGRRAPA, from the coding sequence ATGCATCGAGTTTTTTGCGGCGAACTGATTACGGACGGGGTTAACTTTGGCCCTAAATCTCTCCTAATAGACGACGGCAAGATCGTCTCGCACGAAGAGTATTCGCCAGGCGTTCGGGTCGATTCCCCCGATATCGATCTAACAAGTCATGCCGTATTGCCCGGCATGATCGACATTCATGTCCACGGCGGCGGCGGTCGCGACTTGATGGAAGGCACGGTCGAGGTCATTGAGTTTATGTCCAGAAGGCTGGCGAACTGTGGAGTTACGGCCTTTCTATCGACGCCACTGACAGCCCCGCTAGATGCGATAGCGACCTGTTGCGCTGCCGCCGAAGATGCGATGAAAGGCGATTTGCCCGGCGCCCGGTTAGTGGGGCTTCACTTGGAAGGCCCCTATATCAACTTAAAGTACAAAGGCGCTCAGCCGCCCGAGTTCATTCGGACCCCGGATGCCAGCGAGTTCGAAGCGACGTTTGATCGATGGATGGACCTTATAAAAGTGGTTACCTTGGCGCCGGAAGTAGAAGGCGGCTTCGATTTGGTGAAGTTTCTGAGTAACCAGGGCATCATCGCATCCGTCGGACATACGAACGCGACGTTCGATGAAGTCAGTCGAGCGATCGACATGGGCGCTCGGCACGCTACGCACTGCTTTTGCGCTATGCGGCCCATGCATCATCGCGATCCGGGCACGGTCGGCGCCGTGCTGGCTCGTGCCGAACTAAAGGCCGAACTGATCTGGGACAATGTGCACGTGGTGGAACCTATTGCGAAGATTCTTTGTCAAATCAAAGGCGCTTCGCATGTGATCTGCGTCTCGGACGGCACGACGGGCGCTGGAATGCCGGAAGGCTATCGCTTCGAACTTTGGGGCCATGGCGCCATAGTCAAGAACGGCGCAGCCCGATTGGAGGAGGACGAAACGACGCTGGCGGGCAGCGCGATCGGCATGGACGCATGCCTGAGAAACGCAGAATCGGCATTGGGATTAGAAGCCGCAACGCTGTTGTGTTGCGCAAATCCAGCCGAATCGTTGGGATTGCAGGGAAAGCTTGGAACTCTGGCTGTCGGCGCAGAGGCCGATTTTTTTGGTTGGAGCAGGAAAAGTCGTTCGATCGTCGAAACTTACATAGCGGGAAGGCGCGCACCGGCCTGA
- a CDS encoding PQQ-like beta-propeller repeat protein produces MKSSFALMLMSGLVALGIAQRPLEYPFTEDSVWPQWGKDLAITHRQAAAAGPSIPVISYSFPFGGASDEITHDGELLWVPQAFSKPLYRGYLFLNGETGVLEGTYGPLYGSPTTTCMTLAAVCLRDQNNQPVDLDGDGFPDPDMYVPLWYVSGGKNDILMQTVNPVTGAGVGIPMRQVRIGNNVFMGDQFSYRANQFSVFTGSFFAVLGGSHQFTTTGFVQTPPVVSSPNGGFPFVTFVDTGGVQWYVGWMWYVRYTAAGNPVTYTFQGYNLYPNFETALAGFFGPADAFLTGMPHQAVGSSAFDATNNRIVSGLRNGSVQVHDVISNPQVGTILAPSRNMTIRSLTGDEVMSDSFNTNSAITPEGWTIVAATMSGRLFRLNPAQQNPVVWQTQLGHAISTGPSISINNTAYVTAGKPNARLFNINTQDGTVRWERQLSGPSRCTPLIDRDGNVYVGDDRGNLFSFDPNGTQRWVLAFRYPISVTPILDADGVLHVSVSNRYIVGIRQGNAGGK; encoded by the coding sequence ATGAAGTCATCGTTTGCGCTTATGCTGATGTCTGGATTGGTCGCCTTGGGGATCGCCCAAAGGCCGCTGGAGTATCCGTTCACCGAGGACAGCGTCTGGCCGCAATGGGGCAAGGATTTGGCCATCACTCATCGCCAAGCGGCCGCCGCGGGGCCGTCCATACCGGTCATTTCCTACTCTTTCCCATTCGGTGGAGCCTCCGATGAAATCACTCACGATGGCGAACTCCTATGGGTGCCGCAAGCGTTTAGCAAGCCGCTATACAGAGGCTATTTGTTCCTGAATGGGGAGACTGGAGTCCTGGAGGGCACATACGGGCCGCTCTACGGATCGCCGACCACGACCTGCATGACCTTGGCAGCCGTATGTTTGCGCGACCAGAACAATCAACCGGTCGACTTAGACGGCGACGGCTTCCCTGATCCCGATATGTATGTGCCGCTCTGGTACGTCTCGGGCGGAAAGAACGACATTTTGATGCAGACGGTCAACCCAGTGACGGGCGCCGGAGTCGGCATTCCGATGCGACAGGTTCGGATCGGAAACAACGTCTTCATGGGCGATCAGTTTTCGTACAGGGCGAATCAGTTCAGCGTGTTTACGGGCAGCTTTTTTGCCGTGCTGGGTGGTTCGCACCAGTTTACGACCACAGGCTTCGTGCAGACTCCGCCCGTCGTTAGCAGTCCCAACGGCGGATTTCCATTTGTAACCTTTGTAGACACCGGCGGCGTTCAGTGGTATGTCGGTTGGATGTGGTATGTGCGCTATACCGCAGCAGGCAACCCGGTTACCTACACGTTTCAAGGCTACAATCTTTACCCGAACTTTGAAACGGCTTTGGCCGGCTTCTTTGGTCCCGCGGACGCTTTTCTCACAGGAATGCCGCACCAGGCCGTCGGGTCGTCCGCTTTCGACGCGACGAACAATCGGATCGTCTCTGGGTTGCGGAACGGCTCGGTGCAAGTGCACGACGTCATCAGCAATCCGCAAGTGGGCACGATTCTTGCGCCGTCAAGGAACATGACGATCCGATCGCTGACTGGCGACGAAGTCATGAGCGACTCGTTCAACACCAACTCGGCGATCACGCCCGAAGGCTGGACCATTGTGGCGGCGACCATGTCGGGCCGACTGTTTCGCCTAAATCCCGCTCAGCAGAACCCCGTCGTTTGGCAAACTCAACTTGGGCACGCCATTTCGACCGGCCCGTCGATCAGCATTAACAACACAGCTTACGTTACTGCAGGCAAGCCGAACGCGCGCCTGTTCAACATCAACACTCAGGACGGCACGGTTCGATGGGAGCGTCAGCTTTCCGGCCCAAGCCGTTGCACTCCGCTCATCGACCGCGACGGCAACGTCTACGTCGGCGACGATCGGGGCAACCTGTTTTCGTTCGATCCCAACGGCACGCAGCGATGGGTGCTGGCTTTTCGCTACCCCATCTCCGTTACTCCGATCTTAGATGCCGACGGCGTATTGCACGTTTCGGTATCGAATCGGTATATCGTGGGAATTCGACAAGGGAACGCAGGCGGCAAGTAG
- a CDS encoding CPBP family intramembrane metalloprotease produces MDPPIKPMPGAWFFTLFVIGAMVALNVYEFSRNSRNQPTSRQATAISSIEFRLKQDFVEGGPALGQKFDPWKSLEELNALTGPARPLASRLGLVIEHEYKLYGPSAAYWQLTQEKGKNAEAWRKLYSKSALTSVDEAEIKKEIARTDLGWSRVLARAHLDERLGKDPDRDRIKNKALAGLSISALVILTMLLAALLGLVFWLLRLKRGAAAAIDPRPALNLPPWAYDGLAAAAGIYILAIALIPSPRDSGSGWHMPTNLLIGVWLALAWMHRVIQRAGGESPLRFHSDRAWHEALSGYCRFAALLFPLFALSIWITLDLPQPKSAISDVDLLSMPWASATALFLTASIIAPITEEIVFRAGLFVALWQRTGRPYLSAWITAFAFAIIHPQFIGGLLGVTALAVIMALAYARTRSLAAPILIHAINNGLITLLAA; encoded by the coding sequence ATGGACCCGCCGATCAAGCCGATGCCGGGCGCTTGGTTCTTTACCCTCTTCGTGATTGGCGCGATGGTGGCGCTCAACGTCTACGAATTTAGTCGCAACTCCAGAAACCAACCGACTTCCCGCCAGGCTACGGCCATATCGAGCATCGAGTTCCGGCTCAAACAAGATTTCGTCGAAGGCGGGCCGGCGCTTGGGCAAAAGTTCGATCCTTGGAAGAGTTTAGAGGAACTCAACGCTTTGACCGGTCCGGCTCGACCGCTGGCTTCTCGACTCGGCCTCGTAATTGAGCACGAATACAAACTCTATGGCCCTAGCGCCGCCTACTGGCAATTGACCCAGGAGAAAGGCAAGAACGCCGAAGCTTGGCGAAAACTCTATTCCAAGTCCGCCCTGACATCGGTGGACGAAGCAGAAATCAAGAAGGAGATCGCACGGACCGATCTGGGCTGGTCGCGGGTTTTAGCCCGAGCGCACCTTGACGAGCGGCTCGGCAAGGACCCTGATAGAGACCGAATCAAAAACAAAGCTTTGGCCGGGCTGTCGATCAGCGCCCTGGTCATCTTGACGATGCTCTTAGCCGCACTTCTCGGCCTTGTGTTTTGGCTGCTTCGACTGAAGCGCGGCGCGGCGGCGGCTATCGACCCAAGGCCTGCCCTGAATCTGCCGCCTTGGGCGTACGACGGGCTTGCGGCCGCGGCGGGCATCTACATCCTCGCAATCGCCCTTATTCCTTCTCCGCGAGACTCAGGGTCAGGATGGCATATGCCGACAAACCTTTTGATCGGCGTCTGGTTGGCGCTGGCATGGATGCACCGAGTTATCCAGCGAGCGGGCGGAGAATCGCCGCTTCGATTCCATAGCGATCGCGCTTGGCACGAAGCCCTTTCAGGCTACTGCCGCTTTGCTGCGCTGCTCTTCCCCTTATTCGCCTTGTCGATCTGGATAACCCTGGATCTGCCGCAGCCCAAATCGGCGATAAGCGATGTCGATCTGCTCTCTATGCCATGGGCCAGCGCGACCGCCTTGTTCCTCACGGCTTCCATTATCGCTCCGATTACTGAGGAGATCGTCTTTCGCGCCGGGCTGTTCGTCGCCCTATGGCAACGCACCGGTCGGCCTTATCTTTCTGCTTGGATCACGGCGTTTGCGTTCGCAATCATTCACCCGCAGTTCATTGGCGGGCTGCTGGGGGTAACCGCTTTAGCCGTCATCATGGCGCTGGCCTATGCGAGAACCCGTTCGTTAGCGGCTCCAATCCTTATCCATGCGATCAACAACGGTCTGATTACCCTTTTGGCCGCTTAG
- a CDS encoding S1 RNA-binding domain-containing protein gives MRLDDEQQQAEGAQPNEQPEPIDLISDQQSEQTEVSVEPITPVAAQQPIEEPIAPPAVPGASDLTMEDVMRQVEDSDVGGRSLKRGEMVEGKVVQADREGVLVDVGLKHEIRIPLNELADGNLTTAEGVFSPDDKINAIVTGTAREKEGLQLSHRQAQFEDKWEEIEEAMRDKKTLQAMVIERVKGGLVVDLGVRGFIPGSHVGAHGGLKNLDRFVGQSLPVKVLEIDRERRKVVVSNRLAEEQMFDQKRKDRQERQSAIFAKLQEGDILDGTVRRFAAYGAFVDIGGYEGLLHISEMSWSRVEEPKDVLSEGQQIQVKVVKLERERGKVSLSLRQATPDPWSEIPDHYQVGATVTAPISRVVKSGAFVRLPEQVEAFIPLSEMAARRPKNAEDVVRLGQIIEGTIIELNPNGRRMVVSLKNQQEEADRREAERFQQKNRATPSAGFTIGDRLQEKLQGLIAKELGEETPAEPSAPVSDAPMPEPAADAAEEVAVSDAAAEPAVAEAAEEPQGEVEAEPNAEEKPSDD, from the coding sequence ATGCGTTTAGACGACGAGCAACAGCAGGCAGAGGGCGCTCAGCCAAACGAGCAGCCCGAGCCTATCGACCTGATCAGCGACCAGCAATCTGAACAGACTGAAGTCTCCGTTGAGCCCATAACCCCAGTGGCGGCCCAACAGCCCATCGAGGAGCCAATAGCTCCGCCTGCCGTTCCTGGAGCCTCAGACCTCACGATGGAAGACGTCATGCGTCAAGTAGAAGACTCCGACGTGGGCGGCCGATCGCTCAAGCGGGGAGAGATGGTAGAGGGAAAGGTCGTCCAAGCCGATCGCGAAGGCGTGCTCGTAGACGTCGGTCTCAAGCATGAAATTAGGATCCCTTTGAACGAGTTGGCCGATGGCAATCTGACCACTGCGGAAGGCGTATTTAGTCCCGATGACAAGATCAACGCCATTGTAACGGGGACGGCCCGAGAAAAAGAAGGCTTGCAGCTCAGCCATCGTCAAGCGCAATTTGAGGACAAGTGGGAAGAGATCGAAGAGGCCATGCGCGACAAGAAAACCCTGCAAGCCATGGTGATCGAGCGTGTCAAGGGCGGCTTGGTCGTTGATTTAGGCGTGCGAGGCTTCATCCCGGGCAGCCATGTGGGCGCCCACGGCGGCCTGAAGAATCTGGACCGATTTGTCGGCCAGAGCCTGCCTGTCAAGGTCTTGGAGATCGACCGCGAGAGGCGAAAGGTCGTCGTTTCCAATCGATTGGCCGAAGAACAGATGTTCGATCAGAAGCGCAAGGACCGCCAAGAACGGCAGTCGGCCATCTTTGCAAAGCTCCAGGAAGGGGACATTTTGGACGGCACGGTCAGGCGTTTTGCAGCCTACGGCGCATTCGTCGATATCGGCGGGTACGAGGGCCTGCTCCACATCAGCGAGATGTCGTGGAGCCGAGTGGAAGAACCCAAAGATGTGCTGAGCGAGGGCCAGCAGATTCAGGTCAAAGTGGTCAAGTTAGAGCGGGAGCGCGGCAAAGTGTCGCTCAGCTTAAGACAGGCCACGCCCGACCCATGGTCCGAAATACCCGATCACTACCAAGTCGGCGCGACCGTTACGGCGCCCATTAGCCGAGTCGTAAAGAGCGGCGCGTTCGTGAGGCTTCCCGAACAGGTCGAAGCGTTCATCCCCCTTTCCGAGATGGCGGCTCGAAGACCCAAAAACGCCGAGGACGTGGTGCGGCTGGGACAAATCATCGAAGGAACCATCATCGAGCTCAACCCCAATGGACGGCGAATGGTCGTTAGCCTCAAGAATCAACAAGAGGAAGCCGACCGACGCGAGGCGGAGCGATTTCAGCAAAAGAATCGAGCGACACCGAGCGCAGGATTCACCATTGGCGACCGCCTGCAAGAAAAACTACAAGGCTTGATCGCCAAAGAATTGGGCGAGGAAACGCCTGCCGAACCATCGGCGCCTGTCTCTGATGCGCCAATGCCAGAGCCGGCGGCCGATGCCGCAGAAGAAGTTGCGGTCTCTGATGCGGCTGCTGAGCCGGCCGTGGCCGAAGCAGCCGAGGAACCTCAAGGCGAAGTCGAGGCGGAACCCAATGCCGAAGAAAAGCCGTCTGATGACTAA
- the ychF gene encoding redox-regulated ATPase YchF has protein sequence MKVGLIGFAASGKSTLFSAISRGSARDGVASVPAPDDRLNRIVDIVKPKKVVSVHIEWHDDLPDPQTEDKPSAKATLTAAREMEALVVVLRLFDTPFAPFHSAIDPSRDLRFFLDEFALSDLQAVENRIERLHKQIGTHREAPSDKTEMLSLERIMKALNSGKSVADVEASNEDRQRLASFSFLTQKPVVVAANVPEGILGRETSDQGYARLAELCTGLNLPLVALSATFEHEHAMAEEHEKAEYLELVGLSEARLESLQQAVFGRFGKQLFYTVGDDTRSWPLPIGGSALEAAGIIHSDLARGFIRAEVCHYEDFVECGGWQPAHHAGRTKLEGREYRLKDGDVINIRFKV, from the coding sequence TTGAAAGTCGGTCTGATCGGATTTGCCGCTTCTGGCAAGAGCACGCTGTTCAGCGCAATTTCGCGCGGTTCTGCGCGCGACGGGGTGGCCAGCGTGCCTGCGCCCGACGACCGACTGAATCGCATCGTTGACATTGTAAAGCCCAAGAAGGTCGTCTCCGTGCACATCGAGTGGCACGACGATCTGCCCGATCCGCAGACCGAAGACAAGCCCAGCGCAAAGGCGACCTTGACGGCCGCGCGAGAGATGGAGGCTCTGGTGGTCGTTTTGCGATTGTTCGATACGCCGTTTGCGCCCTTTCATTCGGCGATCGATCCCTCGCGCGATCTCAGGTTCTTCTTGGACGAGTTCGCTCTTAGCGATCTGCAGGCCGTCGAGAATCGAATCGAGCGGTTGCACAAACAGATCGGAACCCATCGCGAAGCGCCGTCGGACAAGACTGAGATGCTCTCGCTCGAGAGGATCATGAAGGCGCTGAACTCCGGCAAGTCGGTCGCGGACGTTGAGGCTTCTAACGAGGACCGGCAGCGCCTGGCCAGCTTCTCGTTCCTTACGCAAAAACCAGTCGTCGTGGCGGCCAACGTGCCAGAGGGAATTCTCGGAAGAGAAACGAGCGATCAGGGATATGCTCGCTTGGCAGAACTTTGCACAGGATTAAATTTGCCTTTGGTCGCCCTCTCTGCAACGTTCGAGCATGAACACGCCATGGCGGAAGAACACGAGAAGGCTGAGTATTTGGAACTGGTGGGTTTGAGCGAAGCCCGTCTGGAATCGTTGCAGCAAGCGGTTTTCGGGCGATTTGGCAAGCAACTGTTCTATACGGTCGGCGACGATACGCGCTCTTGGCCGTTGCCGATCGGCGGGTCTGCGTTGGAGGCGGCAGGCATAATCCACTCGGATTTGGCCAGGGGCTTCATCCGTGCCGAGGTCTGCCACTATGAGGACTTTGTCGAGTGCGGCGGCTGGCAACCGGCGCACCATGCCGGACGCACAAAGCTGGAAGGCCGCGAGTATCGCTTGAAAGACGGCGACGTGATCAACATTCGCTTCAAAGTCTGA
- a CDS encoding dephospho-CoA kinase, which produces MPKKSRLMTNSTMKIAITGGAASGKSTVLSRFKSLGAAALDSDALVRDLRADPDWLAQVRAIFGKEAFDSDGKFDAQALGRIVFDNPEARRSLNAITHPIVLRRIRSLADDRTVVEVPLLVETSLQGEFDQIVATEAGAAAQRKRLEARGVANEVAEGILRSQLSDDERRNFADWVIDTGKTVENTYGQVDKIWALLS; this is translated from the coding sequence ATGCCGAAGAAAAGCCGTCTGATGACTAATTCGACCATGAAGATAGCGATAACAGGCGGAGCGGCCAGCGGCAAGAGCACGGTTCTAAGCCGATTCAAATCGCTCGGCGCCGCCGCCCTCGACTCGGATGCGCTCGTGCGAGACCTGCGAGCCGATCCCGACTGGTTGGCGCAAGTGAGAGCGATCTTCGGCAAAGAAGCCTTCGATAGCGACGGAAAGTTCGACGCCCAAGCGCTTGGGCGCATCGTCTTTGACAATCCGGAGGCTCGACGCTCGCTGAATGCGATCACCCATCCGATAGTCTTGCGTCGAATTCGCTCGCTTGCCGACGATCGCACGGTCGTGGAAGTCCCTCTTTTGGTCGAAACATCGCTTCAAGGAGAGTTCGATCAGATCGTTGCGACGGAGGCCGGTGCAGCGGCACAAAGGAAGCGCCTGGAGGCTCGGGGAGTTGCAAACGAGGTCGCAGAAGGGATTCTAAGGTCTCAATTGTCGGACGACGAGCGCAGGAACTTTGCCGATTGGGTGATTGATACCGGCAAAACTGTCGAAAATACCTATGGACAGGTGGATAAGATTTGGGCGTTACTTTCTTAG